The Amycolatopsis sp. DG1A-15b genome window below encodes:
- a CDS encoding DedA family protein, translating into MDSLLRPLLDAPPAVVYLVCALVITAETALLPGIVLPTLSTLLLMGFLAERGTLHLGLAWAVAVASAVLGDQLAYLEGRHWGPRLSRRVGQKRWQRAETALARYGVPAVIAGRCLAGVRTLVPRVAGSAAMPYRRFAAGSVAAAVLWASAELLVGHTTALVV; encoded by the coding sequence GTGGACAGCCTGCTGCGGCCACTGCTTGACGCACCCCCGGCGGTCGTCTACCTGGTCTGCGCCTTGGTCATCACGGCGGAAACCGCGCTGCTGCCGGGAATCGTGCTGCCGACGTTGTCGACGCTGCTGCTGATGGGGTTCCTCGCCGAGCGGGGCACGCTCCACCTCGGACTCGCTTGGGCGGTCGCCGTTGCCTCGGCCGTCCTCGGTGACCAGCTCGCCTACCTCGAAGGACGTCACTGGGGACCGCGGCTGTCCCGCCGCGTCGGCCAAAAGAGGTGGCAGCGCGCGGAAACGGCGCTCGCGCGCTACGGCGTCCCGGCGGTGATCGCAGGCCGCTGCCTGGCCGGCGTCCGGACGCTGGTGCCGCGCGTGGCGGGCTCGGCGGCGATGCCGTACCGCCGGTTCGCGGCGGGCAGCGTGGCGGCGGCGGTGCTGTGGGCGAGCGCGGAACTGCTGGTGGGTCACACGACGGCGCTGGTGGTGTGA
- a CDS encoding methyltransferase domain-containing protein → MSITREFLRHPVLTGAIAPSSPRLAEEMTAGLGLERASCVAELGPGTGVFTEAILALLRPEARLTAIEINPRFAAVLSERFPQADVVSGSAEHLALDGADVVVSGLPWTAMTAPRQQRILDAVTAALAPNGRFTTFAYAHAAWTPPARRFAASLRSRFAVVERTQVVWGNLPPAFVYRAALPVAVGRARRGQPAAATA, encoded by the coding sequence ATGTCGATCACCAGGGAATTCCTCCGTCACCCCGTGCTGACGGGCGCGATCGCGCCGAGCTCGCCGCGGCTGGCCGAAGAGATGACGGCGGGCCTCGGCCTGGAACGCGCGTCGTGCGTCGCGGAGCTCGGGCCGGGCACCGGCGTGTTCACCGAAGCGATCCTCGCGCTGCTCCGCCCCGAAGCGCGCCTGACGGCCATAGAGATCAACCCGCGTTTCGCGGCCGTCCTGAGCGAACGCTTCCCCCAGGCCGACGTCGTCAGCGGCTCGGCGGAACACCTGGCTCTGGACGGCGCCGACGTCGTCGTCTCCGGTCTGCCGTGGACGGCCATGACCGCGCCCCGGCAGCAGCGCATCCTCGACGCGGTCACCGCCGCACTCGCCCCGAACGGCCGGTTCACGACGTTCGCGTACGCCCACGCGGCCTGGACACCACCCGCACGCCGCTTCGCCGCGTCGCTGCGAAGCCGGTTCGCGGTCGTAGAGCGCACCCAGGTCGTCTGGGGCAACCTGCCACCCGCGTTCGTCTACCGCGCGGCGCTCCCGGTGGCCGTCGGGAGGGCACGGCGTGGACAGCCTGCTGCGGCCACTGCTTGA